The following nucleotide sequence is from Trifolium pratense cultivar HEN17-A07 linkage group LG2, ARS_RC_1.1, whole genome shotgun sequence.
AGTAACCCATAGCAGGTATGGTGAACCATCTATTTGCTACCAAGGAATCTCTCACAACCTGCAAATCTTGTCTGAATAATTTCTCATACAAACTGTTATTATTTCTAAGCTCTTCATCTAACTCCCGACGGACGATGGACCAACCTTCCTCTGTGTAACCAAGTAAAGATGCAACAGCTCTAAAACCACAATTTCCATCTTCAAGCACATCAACAATGTCAACAATATGTGGATGCATATGATCAGGAAATTGCCCCAAATATTTCTGAGATGTCAGTTTTTTAGACATCTGAGATAGTTGTTTCTGAGATGGTTGAGATTGTTGCTTCTGAGAGGGTTGAGATAGTTCCTTCTGAGATGACTGTGATTGTTGTGTACACAACCTCTTCGATGTACCTAGAtttatgtaaaaacaaaaaaagttgaatatataataatagaatatagacataaaaatataagcaataactatattatcaaaaaaataaattagtcacCTTGTGAATCACGATATTCTCTTTCAACGTGTTCAAAGTATGATGGATCACGATACACATCATAACCTTTTGGTGCTTTGCCTTTATATTTGTTCTTCACTCCTCctctggtttttattttttcaggtgGTGGACACAATGAACTTGAGGCTGGATAAGCAAGTTCAAACACTTTACTCTTCAACGCTCTTTTACCAACAATATCAAGTGACCGAAATCGAGTCCATATGGCCTCCATTGCATTACTCATGTCCAACTCATATCCATCCTCTGTGTCATCCTCCAATGGTTCTTCCATAGTTAATTTCTTCCAGTGACCGTGAACTGAATCTAACGGTATCGGTACACCGCTGGTTGTATATCCACTCAATTCACAAGCACAAGGCAACTCACATGTTGACCTAAGTTTGCAACCACACAAGTTTTTATTTGTTCCAACAATGTCAATTCTCTCCATCTCATCAGAAATTAGTGTCATAGCGGCCCTGGAGACAAAGTTtctcaaatattgaaaaaatggacTGCTATGTGTCATTTCTGTATAGTAAAAACTTTTTTGAAAAGACTTCTTTATTTTGTCAACTTCTAGTCTTATGTTGTCATTCATGCCTTCCAAACACTTGCATAAGTCTCCTTTGCTGTGTTCCAACATTTTCTTCAGTCTCCAATGTGCAGACTCAACTCTAAATATCAAATTGCAAACAATAGTCAATTAAacgccaaaaaaagaaaaatataattacaattttaaaattaaaaaattatacctaTTAGTCGTTGTGTTTCCTAAATGCATCACTCGATTGGTCCATGCTTCAACAAATTGTTCTTTGTGAGGGGCCAACCAGGTGTTATTGACATATTCGACAAAATTGCTTGAATTAACACATGCTTGCTGAAACGCATTCAACCGTTGCTGATACTCCACCTCATCCGGACTTTCAACAACATCTCTCCACAAATTTTTCACCTTCTGTTTCATATCCTTAGGTATTTGCACGGTGCATCTCGCATTCACATTTTTGATTATGTGCCACGTACAAAGCATATTAGTAGTATGTGgaaatatatctttaattgcATTCATCAAAGCAAACTCCCTATCAGTCAAAATTACTCTAGGAAATATATCTTGCTTAGTAATCAATTGCTTCAGCTTACCTAACGCCCAATGATAATTGTCCGTCTTCTCAGATTCCATGTAAGCAAATCCAACAGCAAATGTCATGTTAGTTGACGTTATGCCAGCAATTTCAAGCAGTGGCTGtctatatttattagttttgtacGTGAAGTCCATAACCAAAACAATGGGAAACAAGTTCAACAACTTGATTGAATCTGGATGCGCCCAAAAAATATCACTCAAAACATCGGAGCCATCATCTTTTCTTCTATTCCAGCTGACATATTTTGCATCATCTAACAACTGCAGCAAGTGTTGCAGCTCTGTTCTGGAGCCTTTTTCCTGTATTTGCATCATGTGTCTTTTCCTATACACAAGTGTGGCATCAACAACAGACTCTGGATTTTGATCTTTCAAATCTAAAACAATGAGTCTTGGTGCTACTTTACGCTTTGTCAAATCTTGAACACGTTTGTTTTCATCAGCGGTTAAACGTGCCTTGCGAGGATGACCATGATATTGGTCAGGTAGCCCGTGGTTGTGAACTCCATGAATAACCTGAACTTTCCATCCTGAACCATCTATTGAAGGTGCAGctctaattttaaatggacagTTACACTTTTTCGATGCAGTTGTCGTGGAACTTTCTGAAGAGTCATACTTTCCACCTTTGTCACAACCCAAAATCAACTTGTCATTTCTTCCTCTTATTCCGTTCTTTTTATCCGACCGAGTAATGATAATATCGACTTTattggcatctccaacatctCGAGCCCATTTGACAACATCATCTGGGGTAGCAAATTTTTGATGAGTTGTAAAAACATCCGTAGTATCTACCAACATTTGACTTGTATCGCCGAGATAAGCCATatctgtttaaaaataaaaaaataaattaaaattaaaaaaattaagaataacataccggtacactcATTAACTACCGGAACACTTTAAataagtgtaccggtatgtataATGATAAACGAAATATAattaacataccggtacactttttaaaaagtgtgccGGTAAcattaacataccggaacactttttaaaaagtgtaccggtaaaataAACATACCGGAAACGTTATAAAAAGTGTATCGGTAAAtttaacataccggaacactttttaaaaagtgtacctgTAAAGTTAACTTACCGGTATGGATAATTGcttaccggaacagtttttCGTGAGGATGGAAATTCTACCGGAAcagtataatacgacaaaaattgtttttttaaaatatattaatttttaataaggatatattgggtatttttagaaaaatgttggggtaaagtgaagattgttggggtaggaaatttttttttcctcttctcaCCAAACAATGAGACTTAACTCTAATGATTTTTTGCAAAAACAATTTTGCTAATTAATAGGTAAACATTTTTgcttcaagaaaaaaaattaataagtaaacatttattttagtatttttaagtAAATAATTCATACACTAAATAagtccaaaaaaattaaatacgggaaaaaaatattactgATTTAAATAGGGacacatttaactataatattaaaaatgataattatcatatatatactaaataaatcgtACATATGAAAATTTATGCTATTATTAACTCATAGAACtgataataatttcaaaataattatcatatatattaaataaattatacatgGGACAAATTATACTATTGACTCATAAtactaattaaataaaatcaatttttgtcaaTTTTAATTAACAAAGTGTAACTTGCAAAATTACCTGCATAACGTTATGACCTGTGCTtaagaaaattaacaaaaaattataatcaattGTACACGGGGAAGCtgataagaaaattaaataattcGGAGAACAAATtgatgttaataaaatatttacggAAAACAAATTGCTCAAAACTTATATGGGGCAAATTATGCGATTTGAATTATGTTTTCCTAAAACTATGATGTAATGAATGTCTACttaatgaaaattttttgcttttttttctcaattaaatGTGTTAATgcaataatttctttttataattttatatagtaAAGGGTAACTTGAAAAATTATCGGCGCAACGTTACGACCCGGGCGAATGCACGGATCTATTACTagtttgtaaaacaaaaaatgttaaCTCCTCGttagataaaaacaaataaataagaaacgCAGCAAAACAAGATTAAATTGTTGAGCCCTTCCTCCTGGCTGCAAACGAAACTGCCTAAATGCtatcttgtttcaaaaaatggCCTAAGAACAATGGGGAAGATGAGatggaaaaatatattttaaaaaatataacattaaattaCATAATTACCCATGAACTTGTGTTGTTCGCCAATAAAAAAGGCTGGTTTTTTTTGTCCTAACCAAAAAGGTGTTCTTGCTAAAATAGACCTTTAGAAAATATAGTGGATGTATCCTAGCaatatccatatatatatatatatatatatatatatatatatatatatatatatatatataaaatttgctaaattagaaatttatttttcgagggttgaatgaaaaaacactacaagaaaatattcatttaccggCGAAAATTACTGGCGGTTTTGGGCCTCAGTAGCTTACTGGCGGCCTAAGCCCccaataattaaacaaaaccGCCACAAACtaatcaaataatatttaaataaaaaaatttgaatttattggcGGTCATGGCCGTAagtaattctttttttaattaccGGCGGTCCAGGCCGCCACTACCTAAgcaagaatataaaaaaaaaaaaaaaactgacgcCTTCAGACCTTACTGGCGGCCTAGGCCGCCACAAAATCTTGGGAATATAAAAAAGTAGCCGTTGGAGGACTTAGTGGCGGTTTTGACCGCCGGTAATGTTCTTGAAACTTGCCCAGCCATTAATGGCGGCCTGAGCCGCCGCAAAGTTGttggaatttgaaaaaaaaaatgaccgtTGGGGCTTAGTGGCGGCTTTGACCGCCAATAAGATCCAAGTCCAGATTTTTACGAATTTCATCCCCCTCTATATATATCTTCCTTCACTTCACAACTCTCATTTCCTACAATCCTTTCTCTATCTAAAATTTCTCCAacatctctctaaaaattcttaaCTCTTTATCATTTCAACTTTTATCATTTCActctctaaaaattctccaactttttatcatttcactcttgtttttcttcattttggtaaggatttctctaatattcatgcaagtttaatatttgatgtttatattgatatgataaattgtgtttaatatttaaaaaaaatgtttttttaaaacaaaataattaattattaaattttatatttaaataaattaaaatgtttttttaaagcaattaatatttaaaaaaacggtttttttaaaacaaaataattaattaaaaacatttttttttaaaaaattcgaAAAGGTTGTAGTGGTGGTCCAAACCGTCGCTAAATGGTCAAAATCGGGGCAAAATTAGTGGCGGTCCTGGCCGCCAGTAGCTCTTGAAGTAGCAAtaaatgtcacaagaaagggggggtttgaattgtgaccctttttaaaaatcttttaagttagtttaaaataactcaagacaatatttcttttaattggttagttaacaattaacaaagaaatatagttagcaacaataaaataaacaatatataaatgaacaaaataaatactgTGTTAGTTGCTGAATAAGTAAATGTTTAAGGCCCAGAGCACTCTGGTATTActcagttagttagtttagtatgttttaaggattttagagtccaagagaaaaacacacaaaagttatcctggttcacccaacttgggctagtccagtcctcacagtccttgtgagattgtccactataAATGCTCAGATCAGAACCTTCTGCTTCACATCAAAAACTtgatcacaactggatcaatacaatctgcttttcttcactcgaaaagacttttacacaaatgcttttcttcactcgaaaagactttcacacaaatgcttttcttcactcgaaaagactttcacacaaacactcaatctaacatgaaagaaagacttgagagggttacaatatttgtggggaatatgggttaaatcaactcaagtgagagattgataatagcaagctttgtctatttgtttttcacaaatttatgatatatctttgatgctttgctttgcttttgaagagtttattacttgttgatttttgcttcaactaagtatatgatttgattctttttgCAAACTCTTAATCTTCTCTTCATGTAGCTCcattgtatttataggcaaatataACCTTGGAGGAGCGTATGAGAGagggatttgaatttcaaatccaacttgacatgtcacaatgttgtcactagtacaaatatgacatattactaaaGCGTTTACATCAGTGGAAGAGATGTCAGATGTGAAAAGTAATATGGAGTACTCTTTACATCTGGTTTCAATTGTACTTGATGTGAAAAATACATAGACACAACTTATTACATCTGATCAAAATATCCTCAGATGAAAAgctaaacgcggtggcaatcctgTAATTATGGTGACAATTGTCTAAAATACGTTTATATCGGCCCATAATATgcccagatgtaaaaagtcttatgtgattttttattttatttgaatggAAATTAATATAAACTTCACtcacgcaaaaaaaaaaaaaaacctaatctTCTCGAACTCGTTCTCTCTCTCTCGAACCCTAGCCTCCAATCCCTAATTGAAGATCAAGGCTTCCTGAACGCGAGgcacaaattaaatttcatctTTGTTTTCACGATTTCCCTCAAAACAAAACCCAGATCCTCTTCCCTGCCATAATTTTTCTTCGCCCTAGCTCTTCTTCGCCTTTGTTCGTCTTCATCGTAGCTTCTGCCACCGCAGTTCCTCTTGTCGCCGCCATATCTCTTCCTCAACGAAGGTTTCACTGCTCTCTCTTCCTCCCTCTCTCCCCGtgtcttcaatttttaattatgttaaCTTTTGTCTTCCATTTATTGAATCTTGTCTTGTTAATTTCTGGATTCTtctcttgtttgattttgagtttatgTGTTCAATTTCCATTTCCATGTCCTATAATTTAGGGCTTTTGAGTTTAGTGGTAtaatattgttcaatttgtatCCATTAATCTAGGTTTTTGAGTTTAGTGGTATTGTTCAATTTTATCATCCTCTGCCTTAGTTTGCAGTTTATATAGATCTAGGTATGTTTGTGCCTGCTTTACTGTTAATTGTGATTTTAACAAGTTTTATTATCATTGTGTGTTTTAATTTCTCTAATGATAATAAAACTtgtattttaattgtgttttaATTTCTCTAATGTTAATTGTGAATTTGTATTCTGGGTTTGTGAACTTTTTGTTAATCTTTCACTTAATAATTAAACTTGTAGCTATTGCGGTATACATGTATTAATGATACTATACATTTTATATGCATCATGGTTTTATTATAAGGTAAGTGATTTGTGTGGTTTGttatagaagttttttttttttttttttttcatgtttatcTTACTCAATTGTTCTTCTTTTATAGATGAAAATGATGATTACTAAATTATAAATGAAGCATATGTGTGATCCATTCAGCATCAGTTCCTTCAATCTGAGCAAACAAAGAGTTCGGCGTATGTATACATGTACAGTCCTCATATCCTTTACTTTTTAATTCCTTGTGTACTTGGTTTAACTGTTTCGCTATCAACCAATGTGTTAAAAGTTAATACCGCCAAAAGAGTGTTATGAAAAGggattgttgtaaatatatataataatagaggAAGACTTGAAATTTAGGAATAGCATCATAAGAAATATATGAAATGATTAAGATCTTTTACTCATGGTAGTTCTAAACTGGcttaatttatattgtgataacaaaGGTGCTTTTTGTATTGCAGCTAACCCCATCTTTCACAAATGGACAGACCATATTGAGATTGATTGTCAATGGTATTCTGGGTTTGTGAACTTTTTGTTAATCTTTCACTTAATAATTAAACTTGTAGCTATTGCGGTATACATTTAATGATACTATAGTAATATACATTTTATATGCATCATGGTTTTAAGTGTATGATACACTTAAAACTGATACTAGTAGTATACATTTTATATGCTggccttttcttttctttgcttACAAAGGTGATTGTACCTGATACTTGTAATATACACTTAAAACTGATActattaatatacattttaTAAGTTAGTTTGTGAATAGGATTTGAAAGGGTGTTATTCTATCAAAATTTGGTTTTTAtctttttgttcttcttttgGTTTGTGGGCGTGTTGCCCTGGTAGTctcttttttagttttgtttccTATTGTAAGATTAGGATATATTCCCATCGGGTACGAAACCAATACTTTAATTGGTGTTACAAtgttttaacttaatttcacaACATAGGTATGGATCGTAGTTGGATGAAAGCTAGTAGATTAAGTGCCGAGTTTGAACAGGGCTAAGCAAGGGCTATATCGATATCTTCTGTGAACTTACTATTTGGGACACAGGTGTGTATATACTATAGAGTGTTTTGTTCAATCCGGGTAGCTTGTGATTCATAGAGTGTTTCTATTGAATCATTTGTTAATTGAAGTCACAAAatgacttataaaatagcattgGATCTATTGCAGCTGGACAGGAATGACTTACAAaatgacttataaaataactttgatGTAAATTTCTTGGCTGTGGTACTGAggcttcaatttttttttccagccacatttttaaaaaaatacatagataGGAAGGATTATCATGTATAAATTCCTGTATTAGTTGTTGTACTTTCAATATTTAGAATTTGTTTGAGCTTATACATAAGTTTTTGTCTTCATAATATTGCTGGTGTTTTTTCAGTGAAGCTGATGAGGATTAGATTGAATTGGAATTACCATCTGAATAGCTATTCTTTGATTAAAATTTCTGTGCTAGAACTAATTAAAACCTATACAAATATTGATACTTTTGATTTGAATTATGAagtgtttcttttctttattttccatgttttaataatatatgtataattttttaacatattaaTCTGTTATAGGTGTTGTTAATGCTATAGTCATATCATAATTTTCATTGTGACTTTGGATGTGATGATTATTTCCCCAGATGATCGAAGCTGAAATAACTGTGCGaaatttgtttctcttttttgaGAAATCAAGCCAAATAATCTGATCCAATTTGCATTCTTAAATTGtatatttatgataaaatatttaaatgtttGAATGTTCTGTTTTGTGAGTAAGTATTTCCTGCTTTATGTGTATTTATTTGATTGCTTATTATATGATTGTATTTTAAGATGGATGTGATGATTATTTCCCCAGATGATCGAAGCTGAAATATCTGTGCGAATTTTGTTTCTCATTAGAGAAATCAAGCCAAATAATCTGATCCATCTTTACAATCTGAATTAGTTGTTACATCACTAATGTCTACAAGCAAACATGTCTCTAGTACCATGCACATGTTGACTTTGTACCATTTGATTGATAAGTCAGTTGTTActcatttgatttattattGTGATTTATGTATATACTGGTATAAATTAGCATGCAAACGATGCAGGATATGTCTTACTTGTGCACATAGAATTGACTAACTTATATGTGTTTTATACTTGGTTGGTTGTTGtaaatttctaatattttttttatggttcaaTTGGTCGTATAATTATTCTTGGAGAACAAGTAAAGGGTATATGACACTAGAACTCTTAATTTTAGCAATGAGTATATCCTACTACTTAGAGAATGTATTCTCCGAATATCAATAAACAGATGTTTAATGCTTGCACTACTTTCTGTGTGGATAGCAAGTTTGGCTTGTCTTTTACATTTATCATATTCAATCTTGCTCATTTCTAGAACCTGACTGGAAGACAAGGAATGACGAGGGATCCGGTGATGAGGAGTGCTGCTAATGGAAGGCAGAATGGTTTCACTGAGGATGAATTGTCAGATTCTGCGGCAAGCTCAGAATTTTCTACCACACAAGTAGGAAATAGTATCAATGGTTCTCTTCCAAAAAGTAAGGCTTATATGTTAGCAGGGGATGCTTCTATGTGCAAAGTtacactagtgcagaaaggggattccactaccggccaaatagggattccactactggccgcggccggtagtaaacacactcgtcgttgtaagtcaatactttccacgacgggtctttttatacccgtcgtggtatgtcaggtttctactgtattattaattaaatttatgaggattccacgacggtttttacaaataccggtagtggtatgtatgagattccactacgggtattttcaatatccgtagtggtatgtatggttttcattttttttttttttatagtctgggattccactaccggtatttgtaaacaccggtagtggtatgtatggttttcatttttttttttttatagtctgggattccactaccggtatttgtaaataccggtagtggtatgtatggttttcattttttttttttttatagtctgggattccactaccggtatttgtaaataccggtagtggtatgtatggttttcattttttttttttttagagtctgggattccactaccggtatttggttttcatttttttttttttagaatctgggattccactaccggtatttgtaaataccggtagtggtatgttagttttcactactgattgttataaatatcagtagtggtatgttagttttatttttttttttcgtttttttgtagCATCCTGTGCCTGCATATTAGTAGTGCAGGTGTGTAGTTTTGTAAACATGACCAAATTTCATCACAGACCCCAAAGAATGAGCCATTGCTGCTAGTGCTAAAGCTATATGTTAAAAATCAGTTGCACTAGCAACCAATAACCACACAACAATTGCCTTTAAATTTCCAACATCTTGATGCAAATTAGATAAGAAAGTAGCAAGATCATTTCCATCAAACAATTCATGTGCAGTTAAACTATGCTTCTCAGCAACAGCATCATAAAATTCCATCACCTGATAAACagtcctaaaataccaattcctaaaataccaatcctaaaataccaattcctaaaataccaattctaaaataccaatccttcataaaataccaattccatcacAAAAATACCAATTCTAATACCAATTCCTTCATAAAACCATCCTAAAATAGTCCAAAATAAACAGTCCAAAACAGTGAGAATGCACATCCGAGCcaaaataccaattccatcacCTGATCTGCTTCCAAGACTCAAACTAAAGCTAATAACCAATTCATCACCCTGCAGAATCTCAAATTTGAcagaaacaaagttcaaataaacAAGTGTAAACTAAAATTGCTGCAATGTATTGAATAGACCAATTTgcaaaaacaaagttcaaataattAACTATTCTATAACTCACCAGATAAATCTTAACCCTCCAATAACTCCAAAAAATATGTTGACCAACGTAATCGCAATTCATACATCTCCTCAGCTGTTAACTCTTTTGGGTCATTAAATACCTAcaataagtaaataataatataaaactattcttgactcggttataaaaaattattgatgtataaaaaataaaaattattacctcCATCCAAGAATCAGTTATCTTAGCAGTGACAAtgtccaacatatttttcattacatagtATCCACAgtcatttgaattatattgtttcctcgcctacaaattatatatagtaacatttgatcaaaaaataccacacttacttatcaaaaaagtaaatatatataaagttagaaTACCACACTTACTTGTGGATAAAGCCATACGGTATTGTTCTTTCTATTGCCATTCGCCATTTGATCAACCGTAAAAACActaattcataagaaaaaaaagccgcataaaatcatataaaatttgtaataatttatgtttatagtatataaccaaaacccctaaagtataaacttaattaccttgaaacaattttctCCATTATTGGATTAAGTTTCCAATGTAGTGAACAAATAACAACCACGGTATTTATCTTTGGACAAAGTACTATCAACTGCCAATGTCCTCTGTACGCGTGCGTGGAAGCAGTATTATATTGTTAATAACTAtgagttataaaaaataaataagtattaaaaaaatacacaaattcataCAAACTTACCCATGGTTAAATGGTAATAATTGacactctttcttttcattttgtaaCTTATGCTGGATGTATTTCTT
It contains:
- the LOC123905392 gene encoding PKS-NRPS hybrid synthetase cheA-like, with amino-acid sequence MAYLGDTSQMLVDTTDVFTTHQKFATPDDVVKWARDVGDANKVDIIITRSDKKNGIRGRNDKLILGCDKGGKYDSSESSTTTASKKCNCPFKIRAAPSIDGSGWKVQVIHGVHNHGLPDQYHGHPRKARLTADENKRVQDLTKRKVAPRLIVLDLKDQNPESVVDATLVYRKRHMMQIQEKGSRTELQHLLQLLDDAKYVSWNRRKDDGSDVLSDIFWAHPDSIKLLNLFPIVLVMDFTYKTNKYRQPLLEIAGITSTNMTFAVGFAYMESEKTDNYHWALGKLKQLITKQDIFPRVILTDREFALMNAIKDIFPHTTNMLCTWHIIKNVNARCTVQIPKDMKQKVKNLWRDVVESPDEVEYQQRLNAFQQACVNSSNFVEYVNNTWLAPHKEQFVEAWTNRVMHLGNTTTNRVESAHWRLKKMLEHSKGDLCKCLEGMNDNIRLEVDKIKKSFQKSFYYTEMTHSSPFFQYLRNFVSRAAMTLISDEMERIDIVGTNKNLCGCKLRSTCELPCACELSGYTTSGVPIPLDSVHGHWKKLTMEEPLEDDTEDGYELDMSNAMEAIWTRFRSLDIVGKRALKSKVFELAYPASSSLCPPPEKIKTRGGVKNKYKGKAPKGYDVYRDPSYFEHVEREYRDSQGTSKRLCTQQSQSSQKELSQPSQKQQSQPSQKQLSQMSKKLTSQKYLGQFPDHMHPHIVDIVDVLEDGNCGFRAVASLLGYTEEGWSIVRRELDEELRNNNSLYEKLFRQDLQVVRDSLVANRWFTIPAMGYLVANRYNVVLVTLGKPSKTFFPMMTSYSSSARFFCIGFVNGNHWVPVNMSKGFPLPEVTADWKKFCSHEARSWMSNLNGRLQYWNLLNPPVKPLSGVMSVE